One genomic segment of Helicobacter pylori NQ4053 includes these proteins:
- the rplO gene encoding 50S ribosomal protein L15 — MGLENLKPAKGSVKKIKRVGRGQGSGMGKTATRGGKGQTARTGYKAKRGFEGGQQPLQRRLPKIGFRTKDSHIYSINVEKNEAIKNLEEITFSSLRALHHFPLYIEGVKLIGKDAKNLASKIKDERIKTSGQK, encoded by the coding sequence ATGGGATTAGAAAATTTAAAACCGGCTAAAGGTAGCGTTAAAAAAATCAAACGAGTGGGCCGTGGTCAAGGAAGCGGCATGGGAAAAACCGCTACAAGAGGCGGTAAAGGTCAAACCGCAAGGACAGGCTATAAGGCTAAAAGAGGCTTTGAAGGAGGGCAACAACCCTTACAACGCCGTTTGCCTAAAATAGGTTTTAGGACTAAAGATTCTCATATTTATTCTATCAATGTGGAAAAGAATGAAGCGATTAAAAATTTAGAAGAAATCACTTTTTCAAGCTTGCGCGCTTTACACCATTTCCCCCTTTATATTGAAGGCGTGAAATTGATCGGTAAAGACGCTAAAAACTTGGCTTCTAAAATTAAAGATGAGAGAATCAAAACAAGCGGGCAGAAGTAA